From the Buchnera aphidicola (Macrosiphum euphorbiae) genome, the window TCAATGAACAAGAATGGTATGTAGGAAAACCTATTATGATTAGTAACAATAATAAATGCTTAGACGTATTTAATGGAGATATAGGTATTACTAATTTTAGTAAAAGTGGTGTTTTACAAGTGTCTTTTTTAAAAGAAAATAATACAATTAATAATATTCCTGCAAAAATTTTAAGTAATTATAAAACTGCTTGGGCTATTACTGTCCATAAATCACAAGGTTCAGAGTTTATAAATACAGCTTTAATATTACCAAATTCTGATTCATACATGTTGAATAAAGATATTTTATATACTGGCATAACAAGATCTCGAAAAATATTAAGTATTTTTTCAGATAAAGAAGTGTTTATGAAAACTATTTTAAAAAATTCGTATAAAATAATATTTTAATATTAACAATTAATTTTTTATGAAAAGATCTATATATTTAAATAATATCAATCATTAAAATTTTTGAACCGCGCTGATAATTATACATTTTCTTTTTACTTTCAGGTAACATGTTAACATCAACTAAAACAAAACCTCTTTCTTGAAACCAATGAATACTCTGTGTTGTTAATACAAAAATTTTTTCTAAATGCATTTCTTCAGCATGAATTTTAATTTTTTTTAATAACAAATCTCCACGAGAAGAATTTCGATAATCAGGATGAACAGCTAAACATGCCATTTCTCCTATCCTTTCTTTTAAAAAAGGATATAATGCTACACAAGCAATAGTTAAATTATCATGTTCAATGATAGTAAATTTATCCACTTCTATTTCTAATTGTTCTCTTGATCTACGAACTAAAATTCCTTTATTTTCTAAAGGCCGAATTAATTCTAATATTCCTCCAATATCATTAATAGTAGCTCGTCTTATTTTTTCTGCTGATTCCATAACCATTTGAGTGCCAATACCATCGCGAGAAAATAATTCTTGCAAAAGTGCTCCACTTTTATGGTAACTAATCAAATGACTACGATTTACCCCGCTTTTACAAGCTTTGATTGCTCCTCTTAAAAAACGAACAGTTGAAGAAATATAATCACCTGTTTTTTCTAGTTTTTTAATTGTTTTTTTTATATCATTAGGTAATAATTCAGAAATAATTTTACCTTGATGATCTATAACTCCATGATTACTACAAAAACCTATCATTTTTTCTGCTTTTAATTCAATGCTAACTTGAGTCGCTATTTCTTCAGAAGTCAAATTAAAACTTTCTCCTGTTACAGAAACTGCAACTGGACCAATTAAAACTATAGCTCCATTTTTTAATTGACATTCAATTGCACTTTTATCAATTCTTCTAATTCGACCACTATGACAGTAGTCTATACCATCATCTACTCCTAATGGTTGAGCAATAATAAAATTACCACTCACTACATTAATATTTGCTCCTTGAAGAGGAGTATTAGTTAAACTCATAGATAATCGAGCTGTAATATCAAGTTGTAATCTTCCCGCTGCTTGTTTTACTTGTTCTAAAGAAGCTAAATCAGTAATCCGTATAGATTTATGATAAACAATGCTAATATTTTTTTCTCTTAAACTAGTATTAATTTGAGGACAAGCACCATAGACAACTACTAAACGAATACCTAAGCTGTGTAATAGTCCTATATCGTTGATAATACCAGAAAAATTTCCATATTTAATTGCTTCGCCACCTAACATTATTATAAATGTTTTGCCACGATGAGCGTTAATATAAGGAACGCTGTGACGAAAACCCTGAACTAATTCAGTATTACGTTCTTTCATAACAATCCTCTTGCATTTTTAGTGCAACCTATATATTATTTTTTATTAATATAATTTTTCTTATATTTTGAACTAGATTAAAACATTGGAAGGTTTTTAAAAAAGATGGGTTAAATAAAAATATTCAAACTGGTTGCGGGGGCTGGATTTGAACCAACGACCTTCGGGTTATGAGCCCGACGA encodes:
- the argA gene encoding amino-acid N-acetyltransferase gives rise to the protein MKERNTELVQGFRHSVPYINAHRGKTFIIMLGGEAIKYGNFSGIINDIGLLHSLGIRLVVVYGACPQINTSLREKNISIVYHKSIRITDLASLEQVKQAAGRLQLDITARLSMSLTNTPLQGANINVVSGNFIIAQPLGVDDGIDYCHSGRIRRIDKSAIECQLKNGAIVLIGPVAVSVTGESFNLTSEEIATQVSIELKAEKMIGFCSNHGVIDHQGKIISELLPNDIKKTIKKLEKTGDYISSTVRFLRGAIKACKSGVNRSHLISYHKSGALLQELFSRDGIGTQMVMESAEKIRRATINDIGGILELIRPLENKGILVRRSREQLEIEVDKFTIIEHDNLTIACVALYPFLKERIGEMACLAVHPDYRNSSRGDLLLKKIKIHAEEMHLEKIFVLTTQSIHWFQERGFVLVDVNMLPESKKKMYNYQRGSKILMIDII